One genomic region from Nonomuraea helvata encodes:
- a CDS encoding GYD domain-containing protein codes for MPKYLIQSTYTADGAKGVLREGGTGRRQAVERMAASVGGRVEQMYFAFGENDVYVIVDMPDNVASAAVGLNVSASGGVLMKTVVLMTPEEIDEAARKDVEYRSPGA; via the coding sequence ATGCCCAAATACCTCATTCAATCGACCTACACTGCGGACGGCGCCAAGGGGGTGCTCCGGGAAGGAGGCACCGGACGCCGTCAGGCGGTGGAGCGCATGGCGGCGAGTGTCGGTGGCCGGGTCGAGCAGATGTACTTCGCGTTCGGCGAGAACGACGTGTACGTCATCGTCGACATGCCGGACAACGTGGCTTCGGCCGCCGTGGGGCTGAACGTGTCGGCGTCCGGCGGGGTGCTGATGAAGACGGTTGTCCTGATGACGCCGGAGGAGATCGACGAGGCCGCCAGGAAGGACGTGGAGTACCGGTCTCCGGGCGCCTGA